A DNA window from Hyphomicrobiales bacterium 4NK60-0047b contains the following coding sequences:
- a CDS encoding ABC transporter ATP-binding protein, with amino-acid sequence MSDYYQTNQEQQHYTEQPKEQPKPILAIRDITKTYHQGTREIQVLNSISADIFKGEAIALVGPSGSGKSSLLHILGMLDKADNGKVYLNGQDCTNFDDAERTAIRRSDIGFVYQFHQLLPEFSALENVIIPQLINGHSRKTAEARAKVILEFLGLQERVGHRPNAMSGGEQQRVAIARAIANEPTLLLADEPTGNLDPNTAERVFQSLIGLIRQTGLAAIIATHNLELANRMDRVLQMQDGKLYSYVPQQQQQQ; translated from the coding sequence ATGAGTGATTATTATCAAACAAACCAAGAGCAGCAACACTACACAGAACAGCCCAAAGAGCAGCCAAAACCAATCCTTGCTATCCGAGATATAACAAAAACATATCATCAGGGCACAAGAGAAATTCAGGTTTTAAATTCAATCTCTGCTGATATATTCAAAGGAGAAGCTATCGCGCTTGTTGGGCCATCTGGCTCAGGTAAATCATCCTTACTGCATATTCTAGGAATGCTGGACAAAGCGGACAACGGCAAGGTTTATTTAAACGGACAAGATTGCACTAATTTTGATGATGCAGAGCGCACAGCCATTCGCAGAAGCGATATTGGTTTTGTTTATCAGTTTCATCAACTCCTGCCAGAATTCAGCGCCCTTGAAAATGTGATTATTCCACAATTGATCAATGGTCATTCTCGTAAAACAGCTGAGGCACGGGCAAAAGTCATTTTAGAATTTCTAGGTCTTCAGGAAAGAGTAGGGCACCGCCCAAATGCGATGTCCGGCGGCGAGCAGCAAAGAGTTGCAATAGCCAGAGCCATTGCCAATGAGCCAACACTCTTACTTGCTGATGAACCAACAGGAAATCTTGATCCAAATACAGCTGAGCGGGTGTTTCAGTCTCTCATTGGCCTAATCCGGCAAACTGGTCTTGCCGCGATCATCGCTACTCATAATCTAGAGTTAGCAAATCGAATGGATCGTGTGCTTCAGATGCAAGATGGCAAACTCTATTCTTATGTCCCACAGCAACAACAGCAGCAGTAA